The following proteins come from a genomic window of Panthera leo isolate Ple1 chromosome E2, P.leo_Ple1_pat1.1, whole genome shotgun sequence:
- the POP4 gene encoding ribonuclease P protein subunit p29 — translation MKSVIYHAFSQKEAKEFDVQLPGAQQAEAFVRAFLKRSLPHMSQQAREDHLQRKAVVLEYSARRKRKEKKKKSKGLSARQRRELRLFDIKPEQQSYNLFLSLHELWKQYIRDLCGGLKPDTQPQMIQAKLLKADLHGALVSVTKSKCPSYVGVTGILLQETKHVFKIITKEDRLKVIPKLNCVFTVEIDGFISYIYGSKFQLRSSERSAKKFKAKGTFDL, via the exons ATGAAGA GTGTGATCTACCACGCCTTTTCTCAGAAAGAGGCAAAAGAGTTCGATGTTCAG CTTCCGGGAGCCCAGCAGGCCGAGGCCTTCGTGAGGGCCTTCCTGAAGCGCAGCTTGCCCCACATGAGCCAGCAAGCCCGCGAGGACCACCTGCAACGCAAGGCTGTCGTTCTGGAGTACTCCGCTCGCCGGAAgcgaaaagagaagaaaaaaaaatccaaaggccTCTCtgccaggcagaggagggagctgAGGCTCTTTGACATTAAGCCAGAGCAGCAGAG TTacaatctttttctctctctacatGAACTCTGGAAACAGTACATCCGGGATCTGTGCGGTGGTCTCAAGCCAGACAC GCAGCCACAGATGATTCAGGCCAAGCTGTTAAAGGCAGATCTTCATGGGGCTCTTGTTTCag TCACAAAATCCAAATGCCCCTCCTACGTGGGTGTTACAGGAATCCTTCTACAGGAAACAAAGCACGTTTTCAAAATTATCACCAAAGAAGACCGCCTAAAAG TTATCCCCAAGCTAAACTGTGTGTTCACAGTGGAAATTGATGGCTTCATTTCCTATATTTATGGAAGCAAATTCCAGCTTCGGTCAAGTGAGCGATCTGCAAAGAAATTCAAAG